One genomic segment of Impatiens glandulifera chromosome 6, dImpGla2.1, whole genome shotgun sequence includes these proteins:
- the LOC124943404 gene encoding probable H/ACA ribonucleoprotein complex subunit 1-like protein, with product MSRVDVERLEQVDSFARKIQTEEDAKADVDKEKNLITQGDDNSNRGGGGVSIGTRSKRKKIGDESDRPIKRGGGRNGDHGGRSGGGDRGGRGGGGDRGGIGGGSGRGGRSIPPFRNLLNGEEFNSQGFFYPIDPLVKKEDQ from the coding sequence ATGAGCAGAGTTGATGTTGAGCGATTGGAACAAGTTGACTCCTTTGCAAGGAAAATTCAAACTGAAGaagatgctaaagcagatgtcGATAAAGAGAAGAACCTCATTACCCAGGGCGATGATAATAGCAATAGAGGAGGTGGTGGTGTTTCAATAGGCACCAGatcaaagagaaagaaaattggTGATGAAAGCGATAGGCCAATCAAGAGAGGCGGAGGTCGCAACGGTGATCATGGTGGTAGAAGTGGcggcggtgatcgtggtggcAGAGGTGgtggcggtgatcgtggtggcATAGGAGGTGGAAGTGGTCGTGGTGGCCGTTCTATCCCTCCTTTTCGAAACCTTCTAAATGGTGAAGAATTTAACAGTCAAGGATTCTTCTACCCAATCGACCCACTCGTGAAAAAGGAAGATCAATAA